The genomic interval AGAGCCTGGAACCCGAAGAGAGAAACGAAAGTCGGAGACGAGGGAGGAACGACGCGCCCAAGAAACAACGCTGCTCCAAGAGGGCAGGCGTCAGGGGACGTCACTGCCTGTTGACAACCGGGGGCCTGATAGGTGTTAGACGTGGTCCAATGCTTGCTCGAGGTCGGCGATCAGGTCGCCCGGGTTCTCGATGCCAACGGAGAGACGGACCATTCCCGCACCGATTCCAAGACTGCGTTGTTGCTCCGGCGCTACATCTGCGTGGGTCATGCTGGCCGGGTGTTCGGCGAGGGATTCGGTTCCGCCGAGGCTCACAGCCAGCTTCACGAGCTGGAGTGCATTCAAGAAACGGAAGGCTTCCTTTTCGCCGCCGTGAATGTCGAAAGAGATCACCGAGCCCGCTGAGCGGCATTGGCTGTAGTAGACCGCGGCCATCGGGTCGTCGGCTTGAGTCGTACCCAGGTAGTGGATCGCGCGTACCTTCGGGTGCTCGATCAGGAAGGCTGCAACATCCTGGGCACCGCGGGCCTGGGCCTGCATGCGCAGGGAGAGCGTCTCGAGGCTACGCAGCAGGAGCCAACCGCTCCAAGGGCCCGCCAGAGTGCCAAGGAACGTCCGAAGGCTGCGAATCGGTCCGAGCACGTTGCGAGAGCCGAGAGCGGCGCCCGCGATCACGTCGCTGTGGCCGCCGATGAACTTGGTGGCGGAATACAGGACGAGATCCGCGCCGTGCTGAAGCGGATGTTGCCAGAGCGGACCCAGGAAGGTGTTGTCGACCATCACGATGGCATCCGGCGAATCAGCCTTGACCAGCGCACCGATGCCCTGGATATCGACCAATGCGTTGGTCGGGTTGGCCGGGGTCTCGATGATGACTGCGGCAACCCTCTCGCCGGCGATCTTCTCGCGCAGCTCCGATGCCAGCTCTTCCACAGGCACACCCGCCGGAAAACCGATCGCGCGAATGCCGAACCCGGGTAGCACCTTGCGAAGGAG from bacterium carries:
- a CDS encoding cystathionine gamma-synthase family protein; this encodes MSKDRERERRIGGRQLRPESLMMSYGYDPTLSEGALKSPIFQTSTFVFENAEAGKAFFEVAYGLREPDSDEEPGLIYSRLNNPDLEILEERLALWDEAEQGAVFVSGMAAIATSLLAYARPGDVIVHSGPLYGGTDHLLRKVLPGFGIRAIGFPAGVPVEELASELREKIAGERVAAVIIETPANPTNALVDIQGIGALVKADSPDAIVMVDNTFLGPLWQHPLQHGADLVLYSATKFIGGHSDVIAGAALGSRNVLGPIRSLRTFLGTLAGPWSGWLLLRSLETLSLRMQAQARGAQDVAAFLIEHPKVRAIHYLGTTQADDPMAAVYYSQCRSAGSVISFDIHGGEKEAFRFLNALQLVKLAVSLGGTESLAEHPASMTHADVAPEQQRSLGIGAGMVRLSVGIENPGDLIADLEQALDHV